ATTAAGAATGAGACAGTACAAAATCAGCAGGAATATCCAATACTTGGTAAACCGCTTTAGCAAAAGGAATATCTACCTTACGATTTCCCTTTATAATTTGGTTCACTTTGGAAAGGCTTATTCCAGAAACTTTTGCAAAATCGGTTTGAGACATCTTTTTCTCAAACAATCTAAGCTCTACCATTTCGGGAAGAGTTTTAGGTTGTGCAATGGGATAAAAAGCATCTTCGTACTCCTCCAAAGCAGAAGACAAAACACTAATACGGTTAAGTTCTGTAGAAGTCAGAAGTTCCTCTCCTTTTTTCATCAATTCGTCTACCTCTTGCAAGTAGCGTTGATAGTCTTTTTTAGTGTTTATTTTCATAACTTTTTAAAGTTTAGTTTGTCATATTCAGCGTGTGTACCCACAAATTTTACAAATACGGTTCTTGCTCCAAAAATAACCCTAGCAACAATACGACAATGGTTGCCCTTTATATTAAAGACAAATAGACCATTGCCTACACTGTCTACACTATTAAAAGACTGCTTCATTTCTGCGAAATTAGACCAATCAGCATCTTTTACAACGAGATACCAACGCCAAACCTCTATGCTATGGTCAGGTCGGTCATTTAGATACCTCTTTAGTGGGGCTTTTGAAATAATAACCATAAGACAAATGTACGAAATTATTTCATAAAATGAAATTTTATTTAAAAAAACGAAATATGAAACTACAAGACATCATACAACAAGCTAAAAAGCAAGGGCTATGCGAAGAGTGGTATAATGAAATGAAACGCTATCCTACTTTGGAAACATTATGTAGAATGTTTTTCAAGGGTGATGATTGGGCGTTAAAAAACAATTTTCCAAGCGAGAAAATGCTCTATTATTTCAGAGGAGAAACAGAGCAATACGGATTATTCTTAGATGCTTCGGGAAAAGTTGAAACAATGCCCAAAATGGCGTTTTTCGGCTATTCTAATGTTGAGCTGAATTACGGCGATTTTAGTGTTTCTTCTCTCATTTTAAGGGGGAACTCTAAGGCGAAAATAACAGCAAAAGATTACTCTGTTGTATTTGTAACAGCGTTGGATAATGCAGAGGTTGTTGTAGAAGAACAAGACCACGCTAAAGTGAAAATATTTAGAAGATGACAAACGAGGTGTTGTATAATTTGAACGGTAAATATTTTAAAGATTTTGGAGTGTTTATTTCAGAATCCAAAGGGCTTTTGGACAAACCCAAGCTAAAATCCAAAAGGTCTTATGATTGGGCGGAGTATCACGGCAAAGCGGTGGATTTAGACAAACCTAAATACGATGAGCGAGAAATTGAGTTGAAAGGTTGGGTTGAGGGCGAAACTTGGCCGCAAATGAAAACCAATTTTGATACCCTTTTGTCAGAACTTGACAAAGAGGGGTTACAGAGGTTGGTTATAGAATACTTAGGAAACGCTTTAGTATTTGATGTTTACCTTTCTGGCGGAGTAGAACTTGAAAAGTCGTTTAAAGAGGGTAAAATGATAGGGTTCTTCACTTTGAAAATGAAAGACCCCAACCCCATTAAAAGAGTATTTAAACTTGTAGGAAATGATTTGCAATTATCCTTTAATGCTCAATCTTGGGTGGATATAAACATAGACGGAATCAACGAAACAAGAAAGGGGAATATAACAATCAATAAGGCGGTTCCAAGTAGAGAGTTAAGTGATTATGTTTATTATGGTAGAAATTTGGTATTGAAATCAAATATTGAAAAAACGTGGCGACATAATGTTTATGATACCATCTATAATGATAATCCAGAGCTAATAGGAAAAGAGGTGGTGTTTTCTGCAGAAATAGAAACTGACAAAGATAACGATTTGGCGATATATAATAGTAACGGAACAAGTTTAGTTGCTTCTGCATTTTCCTCTCGTCGTATTGTAAGTGCAGGAAAAATAAGGATAAGTCATATTTTCAAACTTGCAGGAATAAACAATGGAGAGCCTCATCGTCTCAGATTTGAAGTTTATTCTTATAGTAATTTGCCTTACAAAGTAAGTAATGTTAAGATAGAACTAGGAAACATAGCCACCGATTGGACGCCCGCCCCCGAAGACACTCATTATATCACAATATCAGGGAATACAGACGAAATTACTAACCTACAAACCAATGCAGAAGAATTATGGAGTTTATAGTAGTACAAGGAGATAAAACTCTTAACCTCAATAATAGAAAGCCTTTGCGTTCGGTTACCAAAGCTGAGCATAGACAGTCTTTGCTATCAGAAGACATAATAAATATTACCGTAGAAAGCAAAACACCTCTTGCTTTGCAAGTAGGCAACTATATAGAATATGAAAACCGAAGATACACACTTAACTCTGCTCCAAAGGTAAAAAAGGAGCAGGGTTATTATACCTATGATTTAGTTTTTGAGGGAGTACAATATTTATTGAGAGATAAGGTGTATTTCAACTTGGACGCTCAAGGCTTCCAAAACACGGCGGATTTTCCTTTAACAGGAGAAATAAATATTTTCCTTACAACACTAATCACAAATATAAATTCCATTTCAGATTTTATTTGGGTTTTGGGTGAATATCCGCAAAATACAGAAACCAAGACACTAACTTTTAATAATGAAAACTGCCTCGCTGTTTTACAAAAAATCTGTCAGGAATACGATACCGAGTTTGAAATCAAGCAGGATTTAGAGAGAAAATCTTACACGCTCAACATTAAGAAAATAGGAGAAACTTTAAACCAAACCTTTGAATATGGAAAGGGAAACGGACTCTATTCACTAAGCCGTGAAAATGTGAATGATAATGTGGTTACTCGTCTTTATGTTTTCGGCTCAACGAATAATATTAAAAGCGGATACCGAGATTATTCACAGCGTTTGCGGTTGCCTATTTCTCACGGAAAGGATTATATTCAGGACGATGCTAAGGTAAAATTGTTCGGCTTAAAAGAGGGCGTTAAAATTTTTGACGACATCAAACCTACTTTTAAGGGGATAGTATCAGGCGTTACCAATTTGGAAAACGGCTCGCAAGAGATAGAAGTTTCTAATATGGACTTTGACCTGAACGAAACCGACAGCAACGGAACAAAGTATTTATTAAATGATACTCCTGCGAAGCTCCATATAAACAAAGGAAATTTGGCAGGATATGAATTTGAGTTGCTTAAAAACGGAGGCTACAACCACGCCACTAAGACTTTTAGAGTAAAGCAATTTACAGACGAAAGAGGACAAAAGTTTCCAGAAGCAGGTTCCGTGTTTTCATTTTCGGTTGGAGATGAGTTCACATTGTTAGATATTGCAATGCCCGAACAGTACATTACAAATGCCGAAAACAAACTCCTTGAAGAGGGACAAAAGGAATACGAAAAACAATCGGTAAACAACCTTAAATATAATTTAGAGTTAGACCCTCTGTATCTGCAACAGATAGGGGCTAATACGTCTATTTTCTTTAAAATTGGGGATTATATCCGTGTGATAGATGAACCGCTTAAAATAGATAAAACGACACGCATAGTAGATATTACGAGGGACTTATTAGATGAATATAATTACAAAATAGGCATTGCGGACACTTACGAAATCAGCTTTGTAGCAAGTCTGCTTACCGATATTAAAGATACTAAAACGGTTATAAAAACGCAGGAACAAATTAACCGACGAAATTACTTGAACGGTTATCGTAACCTGCAAGAGCTTCGAGAAAGTGTCTTTGATGTAGAGGGTTACTTTGACTCTACACATATCAAGCCAGAGAGTATAGAAGCCAATATGCTTTCGGTTGGAGCAAAGAGCCAACAATTTGCATTAGAAAATATAAGTCTGAATCCTAATATAGAGGGTAATCCTGCAAGAACATTTATTAGCGGTGGGAAGTTGGTTCATTTTTCCTTAGAAGACGGTATTAGAGAGTGGAACATATTGCCATACAGCCGTAATGATTTATTGAATCAGGTTTATTACGTTTATGCGAAATGTTCAAGAGGAAGTAGTAATGCGATGTGGTATATCACCACCGAGCAGATAAGGTTTGATAGTCGGTCAGATTATTATTACTTCTTGTGTTACTTACTCTACACACCAAAAGACAGTAAACGAGAAGCAGAAGCAATGTACGGTAATGTATTTATGCACGGAGGGCAAATAACAGCAGGGAGAATTAAATCGCTCAACGGACAAACCTATTTTGATTTGGATAGTGGGGAAATAGCAGGAACGATTAAGTTCAAAAGCGGTAATGGTTATGTGGAAGTTGGGAGTGCTATACAACAAGCGGTAGATGCGGTGAGTGTAGGAGGCGTAAACCTAGCTCGCAATACTGAATTTAAAAACGGTGGAGAACATTGGAGCAAAGGGTATCCACAAGCAGAGTTTCTACCTAATGAAAGAGCAGTTAAGATAACCTCAATAGATGGACAAGATTACAATCAAATAGACCAAAATATAAAATGTGAGAAAAACACAGAATATACAATATCAGCCTTTGTTAAGGGGATAGGTTCTGCCTTTTTCTACGCATTAGAAATGAAAGAAAATGGTACTTATACGGCTGTTTATTCTGATAATTACAGAGTATTTCCTATAAATTCAGAATACAAATATGTAAAATTTACAATAAGGACACAGTCTGACACTGCTTATTTCATCTTTATACTAAGAGCATTTAGCAACAATACAGTTTGGTTTAAAGATGTAAAAGTGGAAAAAGGTAATAAAGCGACCGATTGGTCGCCCAATCCACAGGATATAGAAACTCTATTTGCTAACCTTCAACAAGGGATAAGCAATATGCAAACCTCTTTGTCTGATGTAAAGACTAAAACAGACAACTTCGCTTCTATTCAAGGCGGGTTGATGATGGCTAATTTAATGAGTGTAGGAAGCAACCAAGCTAATCAAAACGCTTTTATTTCGGGAATAACCGACGAGGGAGCAATGAGCGTCAGGTTTGGAGCAGGAGCTAACTATGCCAATAAACATAACGCCCCGTTTAGGGTGCTGGATAATGGGAAAGTTTATGGCTCTGATATGGAAATTACGGGTGGTAAAATAGCAAGGTTCAATATTAGCGGAAATACACTTTCGGGGCAAGGAATAGCAGACCCAAACGACTATTTAGAAATAAAGTCATCTGGAAGCATACTTTCATATAAAAAAAGTCTTTCATCTGGGAGAGAAAGCTATGCTCTCATCAATAATGATGATAGTATTTTAAACGGAAATAAAAACAATATACTTCGGCTCTGGGGGCGTGATGTGAACAATTACACGCCCTACAACGCTCTATCTATAAGGGCAGACGGACAGTATGCTACTGCCTTAAATATAGAATCGGGAGATATTCGTGTGGGTGGAGAGGTAGGATATACAGGAGAATTATTTTTGGGGGGAGTATGGCTTACCATTAGAAAAGGTATAATAACAAATTATTCATAATAATAACTTTTAAAAACAATAAAACTATGAAAACAAAAAACTTACAAAAAGTAAACGAGAGAGTAGCAACAACGCTAATGGAAAACATTGGGGAAAAACAAATTTATTATCAGTACGAAACTGATTACAATAATAAAACTCCCCAAATGGTCAATTTCAGCACTCAATTACAAGACGGGAATACCTTATCAGGTTCTTACTCTAAAGGTGGAGGGCTATCATTAAATGGAACAGGCGTAAATAGTGTGGAAGATTTACAGGTAGTCAATAGTTCCTTAGATACAATCTTAGAAATCATCAAGGGCTTTGAAGTTGAAAAAAAAGAGGCAGATGATGATAATAATCAGTAAATATTTAGTACCGAGAGGTTACACCGCAATGGCGGTGTTTCCTTTCATATTTCTAAAGAAGAAAGAGTATCAAAGTAACAGGTATTTGTTGAACCACGAGAAAATACATCTAAGACAGCAATTAGAATTACTGATTTTGCCTTTTTTCGTGTGGTATGGCTTAAACTATCTCTATAATTTGTTTAAGTATAAAAACCACAAAGAGGCGTATCACAATATCATTTTCGAACGGGAAGCGTACGGAAATCAAAGCGATTTAGAGTATTTGAAAAACCGAAAACTTTGGCAAATTTTTAATAAAAGACGCGCATTATGATTAAAGAGTTTATCATCACTAATCTGATGAATATACATACAGGAACTGCAAGCCAAAAAATACTAGGAACGATAAAATTAGCCGCCGCACCAGCCATAGGACTATCTCTTACGGAGCGGTTTATCGGTTGGTATATAGAAAATCAAATCTTTATGACCTTTGTTTTTGTGGCTCTGTTTTTAGACCACATTTTAGGTAGTTGGGTGCATTGGAGGAAAAGGGATTTTTCATTTAAAGAAAATGTCTATGGGTTATTTGGGAAAACCACAAGCGTAATTGTGGGATATGTCCTGTTTGAAATGGTGCATCAAATTGTCAAAGATGTTGATTTTATAGCCATCTATTTCAAAGTATTGCTC
This Riemerella anatipestifer DNA region includes the following protein-coding sequences:
- a CDS encoding helix-turn-helix domain-containing protein codes for the protein MKINTKKDYQRYLQEVDELMKKGEELLTSTELNRISVLSSALEEYEDAFYPIAQPKTLPEMVELRLFEKKMSQTDFAKVSGISLSKVNQIIKGNRKVDIPFAKAVYQVLDIPADFVLSHS
- a CDS encoding type II toxin-antitoxin system HigB family toxin; translated protein: MVIISKAPLKRYLNDRPDHSIEVWRWYLVVKDADWSNFAEMKQSFNSVDSVGNGLFVFNIKGNHCRIVARVIFGARTVFVKFVGTHAEYDKLNFKKL
- a CDS encoding galactose-binding protein — protein: MTNEVLYNLNGKYFKDFGVFISESKGLLDKPKLKSKRSYDWAEYHGKAVDLDKPKYDEREIELKGWVEGETWPQMKTNFDTLLSELDKEGLQRLVIEYLGNALVFDVYLSGGVELEKSFKEGKMIGFFTLKMKDPNPIKRVFKLVGNDLQLSFNAQSWVDINIDGINETRKGNITINKAVPSRELSDYVYYGRNLVLKSNIEKTWRHNVYDTIYNDNPELIGKEVVFSAEIETDKDNDLAIYNSNGTSLVASAFSSRRIVSAGKIRISHIFKLAGINNGEPHRLRFEVYSYSNLPYKVSNVKIELGNIATDWTPAPEDTHYITISGNTDEITNLQTNAEELWSL
- a CDS encoding phage tail spike protein; translation: MEFIVVQGDKTLNLNNRKPLRSVTKAEHRQSLLSEDIINITVESKTPLALQVGNYIEYENRRYTLNSAPKVKKEQGYYTYDLVFEGVQYLLRDKVYFNLDAQGFQNTADFPLTGEINIFLTTLITNINSISDFIWVLGEYPQNTETKTLTFNNENCLAVLQKICQEYDTEFEIKQDLERKSYTLNIKKIGETLNQTFEYGKGNGLYSLSRENVNDNVVTRLYVFGSTNNIKSGYRDYSQRLRLPISHGKDYIQDDAKVKLFGLKEGVKIFDDIKPTFKGIVSGVTNLENGSQEIEVSNMDFDLNETDSNGTKYLLNDTPAKLHINKGNLAGYEFELLKNGGYNHATKTFRVKQFTDERGQKFPEAGSVFSFSVGDEFTLLDIAMPEQYITNAENKLLEEGQKEYEKQSVNNLKYNLELDPLYLQQIGANTSIFFKIGDYIRVIDEPLKIDKTTRIVDITRDLLDEYNYKIGIADTYEISFVASLLTDIKDTKTVIKTQEQINRRNYLNGYRNLQELRESVFDVEGYFDSTHIKPESIEANMLSVGAKSQQFALENISLNPNIEGNPARTFISGGKLVHFSLEDGIREWNILPYSRNDLLNQVYYVYAKCSRGSSNAMWYITTEQIRFDSRSDYYYFLCYLLYTPKDSKREAEAMYGNVFMHGGQITAGRIKSLNGQTYFDLDSGEIAGTIKFKSGNGYVEVGSAIQQAVDAVSVGGVNLARNTEFKNGGEHWSKGYPQAEFLPNERAVKITSIDGQDYNQIDQNIKCEKNTEYTISAFVKGIGSAFFYALEMKENGTYTAVYSDNYRVFPINSEYKYVKFTIRTQSDTAYFIFILRAFSNNTVWFKDVKVEKGNKATDWSPNPQDIETLFANLQQGISNMQTSLSDVKTKTDNFASIQGGLMMANLMSVGSNQANQNAFISGITDEGAMSVRFGAGANYANKHNAPFRVLDNGKVYGSDMEITGGKIARFNISGNTLSGQGIADPNDYLEIKSSGSILSYKKSLSSGRESYALINNDDSILNGNKNNILRLWGRDVNNYTPYNALSIRADGQYATALNIESGDIRVGGEVGYTGELFLGGVWLTIRKGIITNYS